One Gimesia aquarii DNA segment encodes these proteins:
- a CDS encoding sugar phosphate isomerase/epimerase family protein encodes MRLGMINSAWAQAGRDTVWGLEKTKALGFDCVDIFIDPLDADVRERKLVKDTCDRLDLPIVSVCCVAVGLIDFNPSVQRFHLQRVKDYLDLCYEYEAQNLLLVLGEYIWNREVIPPEEQWKQGVAQCRSLATYADSLGLKIALELEPFSLSLLNDVDSMVRFVDEVNHPALKANIDISHLVLANVEPEELRKLQGKAIHVHISDCDGKVHGDLPPGRGVVPFEPYLDEIKKLNIEGAISLELEYSPDPDKIEEWVQEAYESTSALLQKTGLRG; translated from the coding sequence ATGAGACTTGGAATGATTAATTCTGCCTGGGCCCAAGCAGGCCGAGATACCGTCTGGGGCTTAGAAAAGACAAAAGCGCTTGGATTTGACTGTGTCGATATTTTTATCGATCCACTTGATGCTGACGTCCGTGAACGAAAACTGGTCAAAGATACGTGCGATCGGCTCGATCTGCCGATTGTCTCGGTGTGTTGTGTGGCAGTGGGATTAATCGACTTCAATCCAAGTGTGCAACGTTTTCATCTCCAAAGGGTAAAAGACTATCTAGATCTGTGTTACGAATACGAGGCCCAAAATCTACTGCTGGTGCTGGGAGAATACATCTGGAACCGGGAAGTGATACCGCCGGAAGAACAATGGAAACAGGGGGTCGCGCAATGCCGGTCGCTCGCTACATATGCGGATTCTCTGGGATTAAAAATCGCTCTCGAACTGGAACCCTTTTCGCTCTCATTATTGAACGACGTCGATTCGATGGTTCGTTTTGTGGATGAGGTGAACCATCCTGCATTAAAAGCCAATATTGATATTTCCCATTTAGTGTTAGCGAATGTAGAACCGGAAGAACTGAGAAAATTACAGGGCAAAGCGATACACGTACATATTTCTGACTGTGACGGCAAAGTACACGGCGATTTGCCACCGGGGCGGGGAGTGGTTCCTTTCGAACCTTATCTGGATGAAATCAAAAAATTGAACATTGAGGGGGCGATTTCGCTGGAATTGGAATATTCTCCTGATCCCGACAAAATTGAGGAATGGGTCCAGGAAGCCTATGAATCGACCAGCGCTTTGCTGCAAAAGACAGGTTTGAGGGGTTAA
- a CDS encoding DUF1080 domain-containing protein, which translates to MKRFPLCALIICSLLFVFTHDSDADSKSPKWAATSVEKAGPDFQIQGEYSGVLGEDSNEPLKYGVQVIALGDGAFQAVGYPGGLPGDGWDQKEKVSAKGEKTGNVISFTSEQGRGDLEDGKITIFDADGNQVGTIKKVHRKSPTLGKKAPANAKVLFDSNRAEETVKNFTNGKITNEGLLKEGVTSKQKFKDGHLHLEFQLPFMPQARGQGRSNSGCYVLGRYEVQILDSFGLEGKDNECGGIYKVGAPSVNMCFPPLAWQTYDIDFQAAKYDKEGNKTDKAKITVKHNGVTIHDNREIDGPTPGGTNKDETIAGPLFLQNHSNPVRFRNIWVIEK; encoded by the coding sequence ATGAAGCGATTCCCTCTCTGCGCCCTGATAATCTGCTCTCTGCTTTTCGTTTTTACTCATGACAGTGATGCCGATTCCAAGTCTCCCAAATGGGCGGCAACCAGTGTTGAAAAGGCAGGCCCTGACTTCCAGATACAGGGAGAGTACTCGGGAGTTTTAGGGGAAGATAGTAACGAACCACTGAAATACGGTGTCCAGGTTATCGCGTTAGGTGATGGGGCGTTTCAGGCTGTCGGTTATCCGGGAGGCTTACCCGGTGACGGTTGGGATCAAAAAGAAAAAGTCTCCGCAAAAGGTGAAAAAACAGGGAATGTAATTTCCTTCACATCAGAGCAAGGCCGTGGAGATCTGGAAGATGGTAAAATTACTATCTTCGACGCAGACGGAAATCAGGTAGGAACAATTAAGAAGGTACATCGAAAGAGCCCTACACTCGGTAAAAAAGCACCTGCCAATGCCAAGGTTTTGTTCGATTCAAATCGGGCAGAGGAAACCGTCAAAAATTTCACCAATGGTAAAATCACAAACGAGGGGCTCTTAAAAGAGGGTGTCACCAGCAAACAGAAATTTAAAGATGGCCATCTCCATTTGGAGTTTCAGTTACCATTCATGCCTCAGGCACGCGGTCAAGGCAGAAGCAACAGTGGCTGCTATGTATTGGGACGTTATGAGGTCCAAATTCTGGATTCCTTTGGCCTGGAAGGTAAAGACAACGAATGCGGGGGGATTTATAAAGTAGGTGCTCCCAGTGTGAATATGTGTTTTCCGCCACTCGCCTGGCAGACATATGATATTGACTTCCAGGCAGCTAAATACGACAAAGAGGGTAACAAGACCGACAAAGCGAAAATCACAGTCAAACATAATGGAGTGACCATTCATGATAACCGCGAAATCGATGGGCCCACACCGGGAGGCACCAATAAAGACGAAACCATTGCCGGCCCCCTATTTCTGCAAAATCACTCGAATCCAGTTCGTTTCAGAAATATTTGGGTGATTGAAAAATAA
- a CDS encoding tetratricopeptide repeat protein translates to MTSDKNKKIAADCWRRGNEALAKENWDYSIDMFTTAVKLEPEALLYRQTKRGAERKKYGDNNSGSKMGVLKITGLKTKIKNSRRKKDWVSVDQYAEEGLSINPWDPVLNAEMAEACKNQGYEDSAIFGYKMAIENDKTNKGYYTDLGELLEEKGEFKQARECWEMALKLDPVDGNARSKVTALMATETRVRGGYEGAENSSGAKKGQSAYDEGRATREQRQQAQKGNAPDGPGQSLEADLQRAIRKEPENKDHYLRLADFYRREGKLPEAKEHYEKAYELSGKDANIGEQIEDIELEKLRDQLVKAKEQFNADRENAEAKKQVTLISKALIKREIDVMSRRVERYPADLRIKFELAQRFIRIKKWGSAISLLQQSVKDTRISSEALVALGKCFYAEKKKELAKRQFEKALPSLSPDDKPDIYKEAHYLLGRLYQESGEKDKAADHYSEILAVDYDYKDVKDRLEGL, encoded by the coding sequence ATGACATCTGACAAAAACAAAAAAATTGCAGCAGATTGCTGGCGAAGGGGCAACGAAGCCTTGGCCAAAGAAAATTGGGATTATTCCATCGATATGTTTACCACTGCGGTAAAGCTGGAACCCGAAGCGCTTCTTTATCGGCAGACCAAACGTGGCGCTGAACGCAAAAAATATGGAGATAACAATTCCGGTTCGAAAATGGGAGTTCTGAAAATTACCGGATTGAAGACTAAGATCAAAAACTCGCGCCGTAAAAAGGACTGGGTCTCAGTCGATCAATATGCAGAAGAAGGCCTGTCAATTAACCCCTGGGATCCTGTTTTAAATGCGGAAATGGCTGAGGCCTGTAAGAATCAGGGTTATGAAGATTCTGCCATTTTCGGATATAAAATGGCCATCGAAAATGATAAGACAAACAAAGGTTATTACACCGACCTGGGTGAGTTGTTAGAAGAGAAGGGCGAGTTCAAACAGGCCAGAGAATGCTGGGAAATGGCGCTGAAACTGGATCCGGTAGATGGGAATGCCCGTTCCAAAGTAACCGCTTTAATGGCCACAGAGACCAGGGTACGAGGAGGTTATGAGGGTGCTGAGAATTCAAGTGGCGCGAAGAAGGGGCAGTCTGCCTATGATGAAGGACGGGCGACACGCGAGCAGAGACAGCAGGCCCAAAAAGGAAATGCACCAGATGGCCCGGGACAGTCGCTCGAAGCAGACCTCCAGCGTGCGATTCGAAAAGAACCTGAAAATAAGGACCACTATTTAAGGTTGGCTGATTTTTATCGACGTGAGGGAAAGTTGCCCGAAGCAAAAGAGCATTACGAAAAGGCCTATGAGCTATCCGGGAAAGACGCAAACATCGGCGAGCAGATTGAAGATATCGAACTTGAAAAGTTGAGGGATCAACTGGTCAAAGCGAAAGAACAATTTAATGCCGACCGCGAAAATGCGGAAGCGAAGAAGCAGGTGACCTTGATCAGCAAAGCGCTAATTAAGCGAGAAATCGATGTCATGTCCAGACGGGTCGAACGTTACCCAGCCGACTTGAGGATTAAATTCGAGTTGGCCCAACGGTTTATTCGCATTAAAAAGTGGGGGTCGGCTATTTCATTACTGCAACAGTCAGTGAAAGATACACGAATCAGTTCCGAGGCTTTGGTGGCGTTAGGGAAATGTTTCTACGCAGAAAAGAAAAAAGAGCTTGCTAAACGTCAGTTTGAGAAGGCACTGCCTTCTCTTTCTCCGGATGACAAACCCGATATTTATAAAGAAGCACACTATCTGCTAGGTCGCTTGTATCAAGAATCGGGTGAGAAAGATAAAGCAGCCGATCACTATAGCGAGATCTTAGCCGTCGATTACGATTACAAAGATGTCAAAGATCGGTTGGAAGGTCTTTAA
- a CDS encoding sulfate adenylyltransferase → MADLIAPHGGLSEPVCCTVSAEEIDSFKAEAATLPKVPVSAADLSTVYRLGDGTLSPLTGPMGEEVYNRVLDEACIEVNGKQYAWTIPLALPVTSELAGTLSSGQKVALTNPAGDIVATLDITDVYEWDKPKYLKSVYQTERTDHPGAAMVLEGDADNSHLIGGEIRVLPQPKNSSFGKYVLTPREVRALIADKGWEAVVAFQTRNPLHRAHEYALVYGLETLLRQGKNAGAVLNPLIGETKSDDVSAEIRMETYEKLIENRELGDGDSDPELWGPRDDSPPDRVLLLGLDIKMFYGGPKEAVMHGIYRQNMGYTNIVIGRKHADAPYADGTAIWGDFDAQEIFNNLAGELLIEPVNVGFAAFYESLGRVDLMENHSEEKPVFISGKQVRATLQEGEMVDPRIMRESTSKILSEAMKVS, encoded by the coding sequence ATGGCTGATCTGATTGCCCCTCATGGCGGATTGAGTGAACCTGTCTGTTGTACCGTTTCTGCTGAGGAAATTGATAGCTTCAAAGCCGAAGCCGCAACGCTGCCTAAAGTCCCTGTTTCTGCAGCTGATTTATCAACCGTCTACCGTTTAGGAGATGGTACATTGAGCCCCTTAACGGGTCCAATGGGTGAAGAAGTTTATAACCGTGTCCTCGATGAAGCGTGCATCGAAGTCAATGGTAAGCAATATGCATGGACAATTCCTTTGGCATTGCCTGTCACATCGGAATTGGCAGGCACACTTTCCAGTGGGCAAAAAGTCGCGTTAACAAATCCCGCAGGGGACATCGTTGCCACATTGGATATTACGGATGTGTATGAGTGGGACAAGCCCAAGTATCTGAAGAGTGTATATCAGACCGAACGCACCGATCATCCGGGCGCTGCCATGGTCCTTGAGGGCGATGCAGATAACTCTCACCTCATTGGTGGAGAGATTCGCGTCTTACCACAGCCGAAGAACAGTTCATTCGGAAAATATGTCCTCACGCCCCGTGAAGTACGTGCTCTGATTGCCGATAAAGGCTGGGAAGCCGTGGTCGCGTTTCAAACTCGAAACCCTCTGCACCGTGCTCACGAATACGCTCTGGTTTACGGCCTGGAAACTCTGTTGCGACAAGGCAAAAACGCAGGCGCGGTTTTGAATCCGCTCATCGGCGAAACCAAGAGTGACGATGTGAGTGCCGAAATTCGGATGGAGACCTATGAAAAACTGATCGAGAACCGGGAACTCGGAGACGGTGATAGTGATCCTGAATTATGGGGACCACGTGACGATAGTCCTCCAGATCGGGTTTTATTGCTCGGCCTGGATATCAAAATGTTCTACGGCGGTCCGAAAGAAGCGGTAATGCATGGCATCTACCGTCAGAACATGGGATACACCAACATCGTCATTGGTCGTAAACATGCCGATGCTCCCTACGCTGATGGAACCGCCATCTGGGGCGACTTCGATGCCCAGGAGATCTTCAATAATCTGGCGGGTGAATTGTTGATTGAACCTGTTAACGTTGGCTTTGCTGCCTTTTATGAATCATTGGGGCGTGTTGACCTCATGGAAAACCACTCGGAAGAGAAACCGGTTTTCATTTCAGGGAAGCAGGTGCGAGCGACCCTTCAGGAAGGCGAAATGGTCGACCCACGCATCATGCGGGAAAGTACTTCCAAGATTCTTTCAGAAGCAATGAAAGTTTCCTGA
- a CDS encoding SDR family NAD(P)-dependent oxidoreductase — MDLNLSGATVVITGGASGIGLVTARTFAEEGAQPILWDQTDQIELIANQLSKETGQTVLGFQVDITDLKAVEEITQQTLNRTSHIDHLVHAAAIGSRKFGFPFTNLEPSDWPRVFEVNMQGMVHIAHTLAPVMQQAGRGTMTFISSIAGQIGSQTDPPYSASKAANINFAQCMAKDLAGDGIRVNSVCPGMVQTPLNQSVWQAWNDRQSKENQKTYEQWAGEKIKQLVPLQRWQTKEDIANMIVFLSSVRAAQVTGQTINVDGGFVMHS; from the coding sequence ATGGATCTCAATTTGTCAGGTGCCACTGTGGTGATTACAGGTGGAGCAAGTGGCATCGGTCTGGTGACAGCGCGTACGTTCGCCGAAGAAGGAGCCCAGCCCATTCTCTGGGATCAAACCGATCAGATCGAGTTGATTGCCAATCAATTAAGTAAAGAGACCGGACAAACTGTGCTGGGGTTTCAAGTCGACATTACAGACTTGAAGGCGGTCGAGGAAATCACTCAACAGACATTGAATCGCACTTCTCATATTGATCACCTGGTACACGCGGCTGCAATTGGCTCAAGAAAGTTTGGCTTTCCGTTTACGAACTTAGAACCCTCTGACTGGCCACGCGTGTTTGAGGTTAACATGCAAGGCATGGTGCATATTGCCCATACATTAGCCCCCGTTATGCAACAGGCTGGCAGAGGAACTATGACATTCATTAGTTCGATTGCAGGTCAAATCGGTTCCCAAACCGATCCCCCTTATAGTGCATCCAAAGCCGCTAACATTAACTTTGCACAATGTATGGCTAAGGATTTAGCCGGGGATGGAATCCGTGTGAATTCCGTTTGTCCCGGAATGGTACAGACTCCCCTGAATCAATCGGTGTGGCAGGCTTGGAATGATCGTCAATCCAAAGAGAACCAGAAAACCTATGAGCAATGGGCAGGAGAAAAAATCAAACAACTGGTCCCGCTACAACGTTGGCAGACGAAAGAAGATATCGCCAATATGATCGTTTTTCTCAGCTCAGTTCGTGCCGCTCAAGTGACAGGACAAACGATTAATGTCGATGGTGGTTTTGTTATGCACTCGTGA
- the rpsT gene encoding 30S ribosomal protein S20, giving the protein MPNSNSAKRALRKSEVRRLRNRSSRSELRSAIKNARIAIAGDDSQNAIKALQAATKKIDQAAAKGIIHKNAAARTKSRLAKSANKATAE; this is encoded by the coding sequence ATGCCAAATTCCAATAGTGCAAAAAGAGCATTACGAAAAAGTGAAGTTCGTCGTCTTCGAAACCGTTCCAGCCGTTCGGAATTAAGATCTGCTATTAAAAACGCTCGTATTGCGATTGCAGGTGATGATTCTCAAAACGCAATCAAAGCCCTTCAGGCTGCAACCAAAAAAATTGATCAAGCTGCTGCGAAAGGCATTATCCATAAAAATGCTGCCGCTCGTACGAAATCACGACTGGCAAAGTCTGCTAATAAAGCAACTGCTGAATAA
- a CDS encoding sulfatase produces the protein MAVRLRLLIIFCLVIFSGCLASSNSVASEKPNVLFIAVDDLRPELGCYGATHIKSPNIDRLAASGLLFERAYCQQAVCSPSRTSLMTGLRPDSTKVYDLETHFRKTVPDVVTLTQQFMKHGYHSVGMGKIYHGSLNDDPSWDRYLKVKAKGYQLPETQAAIRAKTKGLNLKKMSRKKRSRLTRGPATEMADVPDHLYRDGAIAEQALKTLQRQKQHQKPFFLAVGFLKPHLPFVAPQKYWDLYDRSEIKLAENPFLPKDAPQWASTNWGELRNYSDIPRKGDLTEEQALKLRHGYYASVSFTDANIGKILDELKRLELDDNTIVILWGDHGWKLGEHAGWCKHTNFELDTRVPLIIRAPQIQASGKTTRALVEFVDIYPTLCELARIPLPDHLEGTSFKPLLENPNRPWKPAAFSQYPRGSMMGYSMKTDRYRYTEWRERKSGKIVGRELYDHQHDSAENKNIANQPDQKTVVGQLSRQLKKNWKGAVVPD, from the coding sequence ATGGCCGTTCGACTTCGACTTTTAATCATCTTCTGTCTTGTCATTTTTTCTGGATGCCTTGCTTCTTCAAATTCTGTCGCTTCAGAAAAACCCAATGTGCTGTTCATCGCCGTTGACGATTTGCGTCCGGAACTGGGTTGTTATGGCGCCACGCATATCAAGAGTCCCAACATCGATCGGTTAGCCGCCAGTGGTCTATTGTTTGAACGAGCTTACTGCCAGCAAGCAGTCTGTTCTCCTTCGCGCACCAGCCTGATGACAGGGCTGCGTCCCGATTCGACAAAGGTCTATGATCTCGAGACGCATTTTCGAAAGACGGTTCCCGATGTCGTCACACTAACACAACAATTTATGAAACATGGATACCACTCGGTCGGCATGGGGAAAATTTATCATGGGAGTTTGAATGATGATCCCTCCTGGGATCGATATCTAAAGGTCAAAGCCAAAGGGTATCAGCTACCGGAAACACAAGCCGCTATCAGAGCTAAAACGAAAGGGCTCAATCTTAAAAAAATGAGTCGAAAAAAACGCTCACGTTTGACACGGGGTCCGGCGACAGAGATGGCTGATGTCCCCGATCATCTTTATCGGGATGGAGCAATTGCGGAACAGGCTCTAAAAACACTTCAGCGACAGAAACAACATCAAAAACCATTCTTTCTGGCAGTCGGTTTTCTAAAACCGCATCTGCCGTTTGTCGCTCCTCAAAAATACTGGGATCTTTACGATCGGTCTGAGATCAAACTGGCGGAGAACCCGTTTCTCCCGAAAGATGCTCCTCAATGGGCGTCTACGAACTGGGGAGAACTCCGTAACTATTCCGATATTCCCCGGAAAGGCGATCTGACTGAGGAACAAGCTTTGAAACTGCGCCACGGTTATTATGCCAGTGTGAGCTTTACTGATGCGAATATCGGAAAAATCCTCGATGAACTAAAACGTTTGGAACTGGACGACAATACAATTGTGATTCTCTGGGGCGATCATGGTTGGAAGCTGGGTGAACATGCCGGCTGGTGCAAGCACACTAACTTTGAACTGGATACTCGGGTTCCCTTAATCATTCGTGCTCCACAGATACAAGCAAGCGGCAAAACAACCCGTGCCCTGGTTGAATTTGTGGATATCTATCCCACACTCTGTGAGTTAGCCCGGATTCCTCTGCCAGACCACCTGGAAGGAACCAGCTTCAAGCCGCTGTTGGAGAACCCCAATCGTCCCTGGAAACCGGCTGCGTTCAGCCAGTATCCACGCGGCTCTATGATGGGTTACTCAATGAAGACAGACCGATATCGATACACCGAATGGCGGGAACGCAAATCAGGAAAAATCGTGGGTCGTGAACTCTATGACCACCAACATGACTCTGCTGAAAACAAAAATATCGCAAATCAACCAGATCAGAAGACCGTTGTCGGCCAGCTTTCCAGACAACTCAAAAAGAACTGGAAAGGGGCAGTCGTTCCCGATTAG